In the Flagellimonas sp. HMM57 genome, one interval contains:
- a CDS encoding DUF6527 family protein gives MRKLFKGLWDFLFPKKFKIKHFEETPQNLDIDTIYIIADWSICFMCPCGCNSCIQLNTIPTVKPRWWYKLRFGKISIFPSIRRTTGCRSHFWITKSRLHWC, from the coding sequence ATGCGGAAGCTATTTAAAGGACTGTGGGATTTTCTCTTCCCGAAGAAGTTTAAAATAAAACACTTTGAGGAAACGCCTCAAAACTTAGACATAGATACCATTTATATCATAGCCGATTGGTCAATATGTTTTATGTGTCCCTGCGGTTGTAATTCATGCATCCAATTGAACACCATTCCAACAGTAAAACCCAGATGGTGGTACAAGCTTAGGTTTGGGAAGATTTCAATATTTCCTTCTATAAGAAGGACAACTGGGTGTAGAAGTCATTTCTGGATTACAAAGAGTAGATTACATTG
- a CDS encoding ThiF family adenylyltransferase produces MMKHFKIAKQHYDSLTKHLFPGDGKEAVSIAICGRSNNGNTFLVHDLIHIPHDLCEREFDFIKWPTHLIIDKLPAMLTKNLGLFKIHSHPGGYEQFSELDDESDLELFDSIYGWFDNEDYHGSLILLPNGNLIGRVITPELEFDEIDKITVVGHTIKISQKEKLSFDDSLNLRNRQTLGKGTQQLLRNMTIGVVGCSGTGSPVVEQLSRLGVGKLILVDPDVIESKNLNRIINSKDMHALEGAFKVNVAKDAIDQMGFSTEVVAHAKNLYDDISVIQDLSTCDFLFGCMDSVDGRHLLNNIASFYIIPYIDVGVKVISDKRGGIDQICGSIHYLQPGGSSLLTRGVYTSEDLRAANMLRTDLEEYENQKKSGYITDINVEAPAVISINMLASSLAVNEFLSRIHCIKTEELAQYDIIRFSLTDYYLMNEHSEHNNDIYLNKYVGRGDMSPLLNIPTFIDYAEAI; encoded by the coding sequence ATGATGAAACACTTCAAAATTGCTAAACAACATTACGATTCATTAACAAAACATCTTTTCCCAGGTGACGGAAAAGAAGCGGTATCAATAGCCATATGTGGTAGATCTAATAATGGCAACACGTTTCTGGTACATGACCTTATTCACATTCCTCATGACCTTTGCGAGAGAGAATTCGATTTTATAAAGTGGCCTACCCATCTAATCATAGATAAGCTCCCAGCCATGTTAACCAAAAACCTTGGTCTATTTAAAATACATAGCCATCCTGGAGGGTACGAGCAATTTTCTGAATTAGATGACGAATCCGATTTAGAGCTGTTCGATAGTATCTATGGATGGTTTGACAACGAGGATTATCATGGTAGCTTGATTTTGTTGCCTAACGGAAATTTAATTGGAAGGGTTATCACTCCTGAATTGGAATTTGATGAGATAGATAAAATCACAGTTGTGGGCCATACTATTAAAATATCTCAAAAGGAAAAATTATCATTTGACGATAGCCTGAACCTAAGGAATAGACAAACGCTAGGAAAGGGAACGCAGCAATTACTCAGGAATATGACTATTGGAGTTGTTGGTTGTTCAGGGACTGGGAGTCCCGTAGTAGAACAATTGTCAAGGCTTGGTGTAGGAAAGCTAATTCTTGTCGATCCAGATGTTATTGAATCAAAGAACCTCAATAGGATAATCAATTCAAAAGATATGCATGCTTTGGAAGGTGCCTTTAAGGTAAATGTTGCCAAAGATGCCATTGATCAAATGGGGTTTTCCACAGAGGTAGTGGCACATGCAAAGAACTTGTATGATGACATATCTGTAATCCAAGATCTTTCTACCTGTGATTTTCTTTTTGGATGTATGGATAGCGTTGATGGTAGGCATTTACTGAACAACATCGCCAGCTTCTATATTATTCCTTATATCGACGTTGGAGTTAAAGTAATTAGTGACAAGCGGGGAGGCATCGATCAAATTTGTGGCAGTATCCATTACTTACAACCTGGCGGATCTTCATTGTTGACGAGGGGAGTTTATACTTCAGAAGATCTAAGGGCAGCAAATATGCTCAGGACAGATTTGGAAGAATATGAAAACCAAAAAAAATCGGGTTACATTACAGATATTAATGTTGAGGCGCCTGCGGTAATTAGTATCAATATGCTTGCTTCAAGTTTGGCGGTAAACGAATTTCTCTCCAGAATTCACTGTATAAAAACGGAGGAGTTAGCTCAGTATGATATAATCCGATTCAGTTTGACTGATTACTACCTAATGAATGAGCATTCCGAACATAATAACGACATATATCTTAATAAGTATGTTGGAAGAGGCGATATGTCACCATTGTTGAACATTCCTACATTTATCGATTATGCGGAAGCTATTTAA
- a CDS encoding E2/UBC family protein yields the protein MVRREFLLPEEDMDFLSKYMGEWETIISSGQQWIIFNDYPVPKGYNVPKIRLALRIDRGYPSSQIDMAYFFPPLARADNKPIGALANQPLDGKVFQRWSRHRTPQNPWRPGLDNLETHLLLVEHWMKREFNIR from the coding sequence ATGGTAAGGCGGGAATTTTTATTGCCTGAAGAAGACATGGATTTTCTTTCCAAATATATGGGCGAATGGGAAACTATAATATCATCTGGGCAGCAATGGATAATTTTTAATGACTATCCAGTTCCAAAAGGGTATAATGTACCGAAGATTAGACTTGCCCTAAGAATCGATCGAGGTTACCCAAGCTCTCAAATCGATATGGCTTATTTTTTTCCTCCATTGGCTAGAGCTGACAATAAACCTATCGGGGCTTTGGCCAACCAACCATTAGATGGTAAGGTATTCCAAAGGTGGTCAAGGCACCGAACCCCTCAAAATCCTTGGAGACCTGGATTGGATAATCTTGAGACACACTTATTGCTGGTTGAACATTGGATGAAAAGGGAATTTAATATCAGATGA
- a CDS encoding multiubiquitin domain-containing protein, with amino-acid sequence MTEIIDIEEFVKMKKPIPKKRRYRIRVDRQKYVTDKECLTGKEILILAGKEPYTRFQLNQRCKGSVSKIDYDEKVDFTQRGVERFMTLPLDQTEG; translated from the coding sequence ATGACTGAAATAATTGATATTGAAGAGTTCGTTAAAATGAAAAAACCTATACCCAAAAAAAGGCGATATAGGATTAGAGTAGACCGTCAAAAATATGTCACGGACAAGGAATGCCTTACGGGTAAAGAGATTTTAATTCTGGCGGGAAAAGAACCTTATACTAGGTTCCAATTGAACCAACGATGCAAGGGGTCCGTGTCAAAGATAGATTATGATGAGAAGGTAGATTTTACCCAACGCGGAGTAGAAAGGTTCATGACCCTGCCGCTTGACCAAACAGAAGGTTAA
- a CDS encoding RNA polymerase sigma factor — translation MVVKTGTSDYELLEMIGDRDDPFSEEAFGEFHRRHKDFVFGSCYNFFKEWPPDEARTRASDLSQDTFLKVLKKSSGFKRKLGISADRIVVHVRSWLYKIIRNSFYDQYIKQPQRRIKIVSIDEEQRSKAEEKLFNDSDEGGELSDARLEMYRAIQKVILEISVSEKQKDILKVYVQSGIFDERGNWNLPETRMEELVERHGIGRNAIIQSKNRLIKRIKDQLQLTNL, via the coding sequence ATGGTCGTAAAAACAGGGACTTCGGATTACGAATTATTAGAAATGATTGGAGATAGGGATGACCCATTCTCTGAAGAAGCTTTTGGCGAGTTTCACAGAAGACACAAAGATTTTGTTTTTGGATCTTGCTATAACTTTTTTAAAGAATGGCCTCCCGATGAGGCAAGGACAAGAGCGAGTGACCTTAGTCAGGATACCTTTTTAAAAGTGCTGAAGAAGTCTTCGGGCTTCAAACGCAAATTAGGAATCAGCGCTGATAGGATTGTAGTGCATGTCAGGAGCTGGTTGTATAAAATCATTCGAAACTCCTTTTACGATCAATATATTAAACAACCACAAAGACGGATTAAAATCGTTTCCATCGATGAAGAACAGAGAAGCAAGGCTGAGGAGAAGCTATTTAATGATTCCGATGAGGGCGGGGAGCTTTCTGATGCAAGACTAGAAATGTATCGGGCAATACAAAAAGTAATTTTGGAAATAAGTGTGTCTGAAAAACAAAAGGATATTCTGAAGGTCTACGTGCAATCTGGAATATTTGATGAAAGGGGAAACTGGAACCTGCCAGAGACTCGGATGGAGGAGCTGGTCGAAAGACACGGCATTGGAAGAAATGCAATTATTCAAAGTAAAAATAGACTGATAAAAAGAATTAAAGATCAATTACAACTAACAAACCTATAA
- a CDS encoding ImmA/IrrE family metallo-endopeptidase, translating to MKLGQSIAFSGTSLKYAEKKILEGEAQQFAASLLMPKGHFTTSYMEFGKQGFEAIFALKSFYNVSVTTAMIRFVRLDLEPTVSVTWTQQGILNKGVSKSFASTIGDHGLSIKLNLERPLLEEKVKVDDLTKIEYHQSVTPLSSWSYNLQKDFANKFFVIEETMYSKYYNITLLRIIT from the coding sequence TTGAAACTAGGTCAGTCTATAGCTTTTTCTGGCACAAGTTTAAAATATGCTGAAAAAAAGATCCTAGAAGGAGAAGCACAACAATTTGCGGCCTCCTTGTTAATGCCAAAGGGGCATTTTACAACAAGTTATATGGAATTTGGCAAACAAGGTTTTGAAGCCATTTTTGCATTGAAATCATTTTACAATGTTTCCGTAACGACGGCCATGATTCGTTTTGTTAGACTTGACCTAGAACCTACTGTGAGTGTTACTTGGACGCAACAAGGAATTTTAAACAAAGGTGTTTCTAAAAGTTTTGCATCTACAATTGGAGATCACGGGCTATCTATAAAATTGAATTTGGAAAGACCGCTATTGGAGGAAAAGGTCAAGGTTGATGACTTGACTAAAATTGAATACCATCAATCGGTTACTCCATTATCCTCTTGGTCATATAATCTACAAAAAGATTTTGCAAACAAATTTTTTGTGATTGAAGAAACGATGTATTCTAAATATTATAACATTACTCTCTTAAGGATAATAACCTAA
- a CDS encoding helix-turn-helix domain-containing protein — protein sequence MTLKKVHLIDIDLEGFKSIIRSAVAQVLQESFNLLLEKLKQPSDEYLSRKEAAEFLRISETSLWNLDKTQVLPAKRLNGKVLYLKSELLNFDNNQT from the coding sequence ATGACATTAAAAAAAGTACATCTAATTGATATTGATTTAGAAGGATTCAAATCAATTATCAGGAGTGCAGTTGCCCAAGTACTGCAAGAAAGTTTTAATCTATTGCTTGAAAAGCTGAAGCAGCCGTCTGACGAGTATTTAAGTCGTAAGGAGGCAGCAGAGTTTTTACGGATTTCGGAAACCAGTCTCTGGAACTTGGATAAGACCCAGGTACTCCCTGCAAAAAGGCTTAACGGAAAGGTCCTGTATTTGAAAAGTGAGTTGTTAAACTTCGATAACAACCAGACTTAG
- a CDS encoding YafY family protein, whose translation MALNKNALIRYKTIDKCLQNGYRQWTLEDLIEACSDALYEYEGRSINVSKRTVQLDIQMMRSDKLGYNAPIEVYERKYYRYADEGYSMTDIPLNENDMNVLSETVEMLKQFKDFSLFSELGGIIQRLEDKVYMEKTNQSAIIHLDKNENLKGLEHLDVLYQAIVKKMVLKIKYQSFKARQASILTFHPFILKEFNNRWFLVGKTSEKKPILTLALDRILEIDFDTSISYLDENFDGDKYYKDVIGVTVLNNRAERIQFWVDRHNAPYVITKPLHSSQRLIKRTEDGVIFNIFVQINFELERLILGFGDSIEILKPKRLRDRMKQKLEKAASFYQKEVR comes from the coding sequence ATGGCCCTCAATAAGAATGCACTAATACGCTATAAGACTATTGATAAATGTTTGCAGAATGGGTATCGTCAGTGGACTCTGGAGGATTTGATTGAAGCATGCTCCGATGCACTTTATGAATATGAGGGGCGGTCCATCAATGTCAGCAAGCGTACGGTGCAATTAGATATCCAAATGATGCGTAGTGATAAGTTGGGCTATAATGCGCCTATAGAGGTATATGAAAGGAAATATTACCGCTATGCAGATGAGGGCTATTCGATGACGGACATCCCTTTAAATGAAAATGACATGAATGTGCTCTCCGAAACAGTGGAAATGTTGAAGCAGTTTAAAGACTTCTCGTTGTTTTCAGAACTAGGTGGCATTATCCAAAGATTGGAAGACAAGGTTTACATGGAAAAAACAAATCAATCAGCGATTATCCATTTGGATAAAAATGAAAACCTGAAAGGACTGGAACATTTGGATGTTTTGTATCAGGCAATAGTTAAAAAGATGGTACTAAAAATCAAATACCAATCCTTTAAAGCAAGGCAGGCTTCGATACTTACTTTTCATCCGTTCATCTTGAAAGAGTTTAATAATAGATGGTTTCTAGTTGGAAAAACATCTGAAAAAAAACCAATACTAACTCTGGCACTTGACAGGATATTAGAAATCGACTTTGATACCTCAATTTCTTATTTAGATGAAAATTTTGATGGTGACAAATACTACAAAGACGTTATTGGTGTAACCGTTTTGAATAACCGAGCTGAGCGAATTCAATTTTGGGTTGATAGACATAATGCGCCTTACGTCATTACAAAACCGCTCCATAGTTCACAACGACTCATAAAGCGGACGGAAGATGGTGTTATCTTCAACATTTTTGTGCAGATAAACTTTGAACTAGAACGCTTAATTCTAGGGTTTGGAGATTCTATTGAGATATTAAAACCAAAACGACTTAGGGACCGTATGAAACAAAAATTGGAGAAGGCGGCCAGCTTTTATCAAAAAGAGGTAAGATAA
- a CDS encoding RtcB family protein → MEPKNIFTGKELIAMGFKSGKWFKEAIAHINEHQLEGDALNNYLEQFKSPPTIGLHEKAVPFSVNIRAENEMEETNVNSVIETMDALMKTPTLVDGAIMPDACPTGPKGTIPVGGVAVAKNAIHPGMHSADICCSVLLTDFGNADPKDVLNAAHGITHFGPGGRSREDQFRFPMDLLVEIEANYFLNDQKCISAARSHLGTQGDGNHFLFVGISKETGNTMMVTHHGSRGFGANLYSKGMKVAERFRKELSPETLKQNAWIPIDSEEGEQYWDALQIIRKWTKKNHECIHDATLAKLGINPENRFWNEHNFVFRDDELFYHAKGATPLDAKFMPDITGPRLIPLNMSEPVLIVEGETTKTNLGFAPHGAGRNVSRTQHRKSKVGTFQEIFDEETQGLDVRFFSNEIDITELPSAYKNAETVRNQMDEFGLGTVIDEVMPYGCIMAGDWKKNAPWKRNKRR, encoded by the coding sequence ATGGAACCGAAAAATATTTTTACAGGAAAGGAATTGATAGCCATGGGCTTCAAATCTGGAAAATGGTTTAAGGAGGCTATTGCCCATATTAATGAACACCAATTGGAAGGGGATGCCTTGAACAACTACTTGGAACAGTTCAAATCACCACCAACGATAGGTTTACATGAAAAAGCAGTTCCTTTTTCGGTAAATATTAGGGCAGAAAATGAAATGGAGGAGACTAATGTCAATTCTGTTATCGAAACAATGGATGCCTTAATGAAAACCCCAACATTGGTAGACGGGGCCATCATGCCAGATGCCTGTCCAACAGGTCCAAAGGGAACAATCCCTGTAGGAGGAGTAGCGGTCGCTAAAAATGCAATCCACCCAGGAATGCATAGTGCAGATATCTGTTGTTCTGTATTGTTGACCGATTTTGGCAACGCAGACCCAAAAGATGTGTTGAACGCCGCTCATGGGATTACCCATTTTGGTCCAGGTGGTCGTTCTAGAGAGGATCAATTTCGATTTCCTATGGATTTATTGGTCGAAATAGAAGCGAATTACTTTTTGAATGACCAAAAGTGTATTTCTGCCGCAAGATCTCATTTGGGAACTCAAGGAGATGGAAACCATTTTTTGTTCGTCGGCATCTCAAAGGAAACAGGTAATACAATGATGGTAACGCATCACGGTAGCCGAGGTTTTGGCGCCAACTTGTATTCTAAAGGAATGAAAGTGGCCGAACGATTCCGAAAAGAATTGTCCCCCGAAACCTTAAAGCAAAATGCATGGATTCCAATAGATAGTGAAGAGGGTGAACAATATTGGGATGCGCTCCAAATTATCAGAAAGTGGACCAAGAAGAACCATGAATGTATTCATGATGCCACTTTGGCCAAATTAGGAATCAATCCAGAAAATCGATTCTGGAACGAGCATAATTTTGTATTCCGTGATGATGAATTGTTTTATCATGCCAAAGGAGCAACCCCCTTGGATGCTAAATTCATGCCCGACATCACAGGTCCAAGGTTGATCCCATTGAACATGTCAGAGCCAGTGCTGATTGTTGAGGGAGAGACTACAAAGACAAACTTAGGTTTTGCTCCCCATGGAGCAGGACGTAATGTGAGTCGAACCCAACATCGAAAAAGCAAAGTAGGCACGTTTCAGGAAATATTTGATGAAGAAACTCAAGGGTTGGATGTACGCTTTTTCTCCAATGAGATTGATATTACAGAATTACCTAGCGCCTATAAAAATGCAGAGACCGTTAGAAATCAAATGGATGAATTTGGTTTAGGAACAGTGATCGATGAGGTTATGCCTTATGGCTGCATTATGGCTGGGGATTGGAAGAAGAATGCGCCTTGGAAAAGAAACAAACGTCGATAA
- a CDS encoding RtcB family protein gives MGNKLRGKDLIKLGFPKNNSINIALGQINRYRKREKKERILEEAKEVLQNPEKFQGNAIWGKVAEGLLKPVELKLHKLRNTRAPFSIYGENEIDEQAKYQLYDALKLPVAVAGALMPDAHSGYGLPIGGVLATDNVVIPYGVGVDIGCRMCLTVYPIKASYLKGKQHQLENILKEHTKFGMYETHDKKHDHELFERSEFNDIPLLKRLKVKAFKQLGTSGGGNHFVEFGVVSITDTMNPWQLKVGDYIGVLSHSGSRGLGANIAKHYTYLATKQCPLPKNVQHLAWLDLNTHDGQEYWLAMNLAGDYAKACHDDIHNRIGKLLGARAVVKIENHHNFAWKETVNGSACIVHRKGATPASLGALGIIPGSMTAPGYIVRGLGNSESLNSASHGAGRLHSRRKCKEQFTRSDIKHQLKLHDVTLIGGGIDEAPMAYKDIKKVMNNQQELVEVLGTFTPKIVRMDK, from the coding sequence ATGGGAAATAAACTAAGAGGGAAAGACCTAATCAAGTTGGGCTTCCCAAAAAATAACAGTATCAATATCGCCTTAGGGCAAATTAATAGATATCGCAAAAGAGAAAAAAAAGAGCGCATCTTGGAAGAAGCAAAGGAAGTATTGCAAAATCCTGAAAAATTTCAAGGTAATGCCATTTGGGGTAAAGTTGCCGAGGGGCTATTAAAACCTGTTGAACTTAAGTTGCATAAACTAAGGAATACCAGAGCACCCTTTTCCATTTATGGCGAGAATGAGATTGATGAACAAGCGAAGTATCAATTATATGATGCTTTGAAATTGCCAGTGGCAGTAGCTGGGGCATTAATGCCAGATGCACATTCAGGTTATGGATTGCCGATTGGTGGTGTTTTGGCCACGGATAATGTCGTGATTCCTTATGGAGTCGGTGTGGATATTGGATGTAGAATGTGCTTAACGGTCTATCCGATTAAAGCATCGTATCTGAAAGGAAAACAACATCAGTTGGAAAACATTCTAAAAGAACATACCAAGTTCGGAATGTATGAAACACATGATAAAAAACATGACCATGAGCTATTTGAACGATCGGAGTTTAATGACATCCCTTTGTTAAAAAGACTTAAGGTAAAAGCCTTCAAACAATTGGGTACATCTGGTGGAGGAAACCATTTTGTAGAGTTTGGAGTGGTTTCCATAACCGATACAATGAATCCATGGCAGCTTAAAGTGGGTGATTATATTGGAGTCCTGTCCCATAGCGGTTCTAGAGGGCTTGGTGCAAACATTGCCAAACATTACACCTATTTGGCCACTAAACAATGTCCGTTGCCTAAAAATGTTCAGCATTTGGCATGGTTGGATCTAAACACCCATGATGGGCAGGAGTATTGGTTGGCTATGAATTTGGCAGGTGATTATGCTAAAGCATGCCATGACGATATTCATAACCGCATAGGTAAACTTTTGGGAGCTAGAGCAGTAGTGAAAATTGAGAACCATCACAATTTCGCTTGGAAAGAAACTGTAAATGGATCAGCTTGTATCGTACACCGTAAGGGAGCCACACCTGCATCCCTTGGAGCATTGGGTATTATCCCTGGTTCCATGACCGCCCCTGGATATATCGTAAGGGGCTTAGGAAACAGTGAAAGCTTAAACTCGGCTTCACACGGAGCAGGACGTCTCCATTCTCGAAGAAAGTGCAAGGAGCAATTCACAAGAAGCGATATTAAGCATCAATTGAAATTGCATGATGTAACCCTCATAGGTGGAGGAATTGATGAAGCACCAATGGCATATAAAGACATAAAGAAAGTAATGAATAATCAGCAAGAATTGGTTGAGGTGTTGGGAACATTTACACCAAAAATTGTGAGAATGGATAAGTGA
- the prfH gene encoding peptide chain release factor H, translating into MDTKIIQITSGRGPVECCWVVAQVLKLFIEDLKKNNISYQILHREKGTENGTLQSVTIQLTGNGLAKFLAAWLGTVQWIGKSSFRKFHKRKNWFIGIYEIDTVQPSNLKDSDITFQAIRSSGPGGQHANKVSSAVRATHTKTGIQVLVADSRSQHQNKKTAIKRLQEKMVEYHNEKLKTAVQHQWENTLNLQRGNPIRVFEGSDFKPKKTTKKYKQKRNQLKTDLRKQLKQ; encoded by the coding sequence ATGGACACAAAAATTATACAAATAACATCTGGGAGAGGGCCTGTTGAATGTTGCTGGGTTGTAGCCCAAGTATTGAAGTTATTTATTGAAGATTTGAAGAAAAACAATATATCCTATCAAATCCTTCATCGAGAAAAAGGAACAGAAAATGGCACCCTACAATCTGTAACTATTCAATTGACGGGAAATGGATTGGCGAAGTTCTTGGCAGCTTGGTTAGGCACGGTACAATGGATTGGAAAATCATCTTTTCGAAAGTTTCATAAACGAAAGAATTGGTTTATCGGCATCTATGAAATTGATACCGTTCAGCCAAGTAATCTAAAAGATAGTGATATCACATTTCAAGCCATCAGAAGTTCAGGGCCAGGAGGGCAACATGCAAACAAAGTAAGTTCGGCAGTACGAGCTACCCATACCAAAACGGGCATACAGGTTTTAGTAGCAGATAGCAGGTCTCAACACCAAAACAAAAAGACAGCGATAAAGCGGTTACAGGAAAAAATGGTTGAATACCATAACGAAAAATTAAAAACTGCTGTCCAGCACCAGTGGGAGAATACCCTCAATTTACAAAGAGGGAATCCCATCAGGGTTTTTGAAGGCTCGGATTTCAAGCCCAAAAAGACAACAAAAAAGTATAAACAAAAGCGGAATCAGCTAAAAACTGACCTAAGAAAACAATTGAAACAATGA
- a CDS encoding ribonuclease H-like YkuK family protein — protein MKIAVNKWRNFSGKVFDQPITTLVEEAIVREQKAGYRLKICVGSDSQAYKAHVAYATVVVILREGKGGFMFIKNLKGTTKISTKERMLKEVAMSVETAYAICHILDRYNVELEVHADINTDPKFESNVALKEAMGYILGMGFVFKAKPNAFASSSCADMAV, from the coding sequence ATGAAAATAGCAGTTAACAAATGGAGGAATTTTAGTGGTAAAGTTTTTGACCAGCCCATCACAACACTTGTCGAGGAGGCCATAGTCAGGGAGCAAAAGGCAGGATATCGACTTAAGATTTGCGTTGGGTCCGATTCACAAGCCTATAAAGCTCATGTTGCTTATGCTACTGTGGTGGTTATACTTAGGGAAGGCAAAGGAGGCTTTATGTTTATCAAAAATCTGAAGGGAACTACTAAAATCAGCACTAAAGAACGAATGCTCAAAGAGGTAGCGATGTCTGTTGAAACAGCCTACGCCATCTGCCATATTCTTGACAGATACAATGTCGAACTTGAAGTTCATGCGGATATCAACACAGACCCAAAATTTGAATCAAATGTGGCATTAAAAGAGGCTATGGGCTATATCCTTGGGATGGGCTTTGTTTTTAAAGCAAAACCTAATGCTTTTGCAAGTTCATCTTGTGCAGATATGGCTGTATGA
- a CDS encoding alpha-ketoglutarate-dependent dioxygenase AlkB codes for MNGITYIENFLENHFELFNSLIDSIAWDARMKARKTASFGKAYNYSQMDYPYQEFTEELNEIIESINNKLYFRPNNCLINLYEDGRSTMGFHSDQTDMLFENTGVVIISLGETRTLRFRNIKERKVNIDYDLPSGSLIYMDNLIQETWQHAIPESNTVNGRMSLTFRKLR; via the coding sequence ATGAATGGAATTACATATATAGAGAATTTTTTAGAAAATCATTTTGAGTTGTTCAATAGCTTGATAGATAGTATTGCATGGGATGCAAGAATGAAAGCCCGTAAAACAGCAAGTTTTGGCAAGGCATATAATTATTCTCAAATGGATTACCCTTATCAGGAGTTTACAGAAGAACTAAATGAGATAATAGAGTCTATCAATAATAAGCTGTACTTCAGGCCAAATAATTGTTTGATCAATCTATATGAAGACGGACGTTCAACTATGGGATTTCACTCAGATCAAACCGACATGTTGTTTGAAAATACTGGGGTTGTAATTATTTCATTAGGGGAAACAAGAACCCTTAGGTTTAGAAATATTAAAGAAAGAAAAGTCAACATAGATTATGATCTTCCATCTGGTTCTCTCATTTATATGGACAATTTGATTCAAGAAACATGGCAACATGCTATTCCAGAATCAAATACAGTAAATGGAAGAATGAGTCTGACATTTAGAAAACTAAGATAA
- a CDS encoding nucleotidyltransferase domain-containing protein: MKEQILNKLGEIERDKKIEILFAVESGSRAWGFASPDSDYDIRFVYKHDKDWYLNLWEQKDSIQFMTEEDLDGSGWDVRKALKLLAKSNASFLGWLFSPIVYRENPIFLNEIKELAANNFNPVSGFYHYHSMNRGFEETLGSDKMTLKSFFYAIRTALCAKWVYEKNTIPPVFFKELYPLIDSEYHGMLDDLILLKSKHIEKSNEPVDPVLIELVKQLVKENDSVKNDLINRKPKPEEFNNLFLKTIS, from the coding sequence ATGAAAGAACAGATATTAAACAAGTTAGGAGAAATAGAACGTGATAAGAAAATAGAAATACTATTTGCGGTAGAATCGGGAAGCAGAGCCTGGGGCTTTGCTTCTCCTGATTCTGATTATGATATCCGTTTTGTTTACAAGCATGATAAGGATTGGTATTTGAATCTTTGGGAACAAAAAGATTCTATTCAATTTATGACCGAAGAGGATTTAGATGGCTCTGGATGGGATGTTAGAAAAGCACTCAAACTTCTAGCAAAATCCAATGCCTCTTTTTTGGGATGGTTATTCTCCCCTATTGTTTATAGAGAGAATCCTATCTTTCTTAACGAAATAAAGGAATTGGCGGCAAACAATTTTAATCCCGTTTCTGGATTTTACCATTATCACAGCATGAACAGAGGTTTTGAAGAAACCTTGGGTTCGGATAAGATGACGTTGAAAAGCTTCTTTTATGCTATTCGTACAGCCTTATGTGCTAAATGGGTGTATGAAAAGAATACGATTCCTCCTGTGTTTTTTAAAGAACTATATCCTTTAATCGACTCAGAATATCATGGGATGTTGGATGACCTAATACTTTTAAAGAGCAAGCACATCGAAAAAAGTAACGAACCCGTCGACCCTGTTTTGATAGAACTCGTCAAGCAATTGGTTAAGGAAAATGATAGCGTGAAAAATGATTTGATCAATAGGAAACCAAAGCCTGAAGAATTCAACAACCTCTTTTTAAAGACCATATCATGA